A window from Luteolibacter flavescens encodes these proteins:
- a CDS encoding LamG-like jellyroll fold domain-containing protein, with protein MFDEARLDRLISAHFDRELTEEERRELEAMLLSSSKARQLFLEHSEWHGLLREQALQAGGASLLEDTAPSPPARKVIPFSRRAWISAGLAACLALGWWLVPSKEQPGTGTDIASKADSHSHEVALLDQAFDVEWDSTAYAPGEALPKGFIKIRKGTLQLDFYSGARVVLEGPATLELLSPNLARLDNGKLTAKVPPPAEGFTVINAKMRVVDRGTEFGMSVTNADDCEVHVFDGEVELQGEVPEATARELFEGHAVSIRHGKSEAFPASREAFTDPSRLMQETARVNEAQRGDWQTASQAFSTTPDLQIHFDFEGLDRTSMILTNRAAGAAGNSHGTIIGCETLSGRWDRKGALGFAKTSDRVRFRAEGVTPSVTLMAWVRVDSLPLEHNALLSMAPEQIGEIHWKLDRDGRMLLGLRAEPEHAYPSWERLESPPVVTPQDFGRWLHLATVIDGDTGMMRHYMNGSEVAAGSMTRKVPIQLGLANLGNFDASSPTSPTNGMVRNFNGRIDEFALLTRALTAEEIAAAMR; from the coding sequence ATGTTCGACGAAGCACGACTTGATCGACTGATCTCCGCCCACTTCGACCGTGAGCTGACGGAGGAAGAACGACGCGAGCTGGAGGCCATGCTCCTCTCGTCGTCAAAGGCCCGGCAGCTTTTCCTGGAGCACTCGGAGTGGCACGGCCTGCTGCGCGAGCAGGCGCTGCAGGCAGGCGGCGCGTCGTTGCTCGAAGACACCGCGCCATCTCCGCCCGCACGGAAGGTGATCCCGTTTTCCCGCCGGGCATGGATCTCCGCGGGGCTCGCCGCATGCCTCGCCCTCGGGTGGTGGCTGGTGCCCTCGAAGGAGCAGCCCGGCACCGGAACCGACATCGCCTCAAAGGCCGACAGTCACAGCCACGAGGTCGCGCTGCTGGACCAGGCCTTCGACGTGGAGTGGGACAGCACCGCGTATGCGCCCGGCGAGGCCTTGCCAAAGGGCTTCATCAAGATCCGCAAGGGCACGCTCCAGCTCGACTTCTACAGCGGCGCGCGTGTCGTCTTGGAAGGTCCCGCCACGCTGGAATTGCTCTCGCCGAATCTGGCACGCCTCGACAATGGCAAGCTGACCGCAAAGGTCCCGCCGCCCGCCGAGGGCTTCACCGTGATCAATGCGAAGATGCGCGTCGTGGACCGCGGCACGGAATTCGGCATGAGCGTCACGAACGCCGACGACTGCGAGGTCCACGTCTTCGATGGCGAGGTGGAGTTGCAGGGCGAGGTGCCGGAAGCCACCGCCCGCGAGCTCTTCGAAGGACATGCCGTCTCGATCCGCCACGGGAAATCCGAGGCCTTTCCCGCGAGCCGCGAGGCCTTCACCGATCCCTCGCGCCTGATGCAGGAGACCGCCCGCGTGAATGAGGCGCAGCGGGGAGACTGGCAGACTGCTTCGCAGGCATTCAGCACCACGCCGGACCTGCAGATCCACTTCGACTTCGAGGGACTCGACCGCACGTCGATGATCCTGACGAATCGCGCCGCGGGTGCGGCGGGAAATTCCCACGGCACCATCATCGGCTGCGAAACGCTCTCCGGCCGCTGGGACAGGAAGGGCGCGCTCGGCTTTGCCAAGACCTCCGACCGCGTGCGATTCCGCGCGGAGGGCGTCACCCCGTCCGTGACCCTCATGGCATGGGTCCGCGTGGATAGCCTGCCGCTTGAGCACAATGCCCTGCTCTCCATGGCACCGGAGCAGATCGGCGAGATCCACTGGAAGCTCGATCGCGACGGGCGCATGCTGCTCGGCCTGCGGGCGGAGCCCGAGCACGCCTACCCCTCGTGGGAGCGCCTGGAGAGCCCGCCCGTCGTCACCCCGCAGGACTTCGGCCGCTGGCTGCATCTGGCCACCGTCATCGATGGCGATACCGGGATGATGAGGCATTACATGAATGGCAGCGAGGTCGCCGCGGGCAGCATGACGCGCAAGGTGCCGATCCAGCTCGGCCTCGCGAACCTCGGCAACTTCGACGCCTCCAGCCCGACCTCGCCAACCAATGGCATGGTGCGGAATTTCAACGGCCGCATCGATGAATTCGCCCTGCTCACCCGCGCGCTGACCGCGGAGGAAATCGCGGCGGCGATGCGCTGA
- a CDS encoding sigma-70 family RNA polymerase sigma factor, with protein sequence MHDDPPTPEEAHTAKVQGLFVQYQPAVRGYILAMIPDFSVADDVMQETFLTVTRKAASFEIGTSFAAWVKTIARYKSLEALRARRFESLSEEVLQALGAEPREFRADADERLALLRSCLSQLAPQARRSIDYRYQNDHLPPQIADLMGCTVQSVNVTLSRARAFLRECVMRKMSANPS encoded by the coding sequence ATGCACGACGACCCGCCGACACCCGAGGAAGCCCACACCGCCAAGGTGCAGGGCCTTTTCGTCCAGTATCAGCCGGCGGTGCGCGGCTACATCCTCGCCATGATCCCGGATTTCTCCGTGGCGGACGATGTGATGCAGGAGACCTTTCTCACCGTGACGAGGAAGGCGGCCTCCTTCGAGATCGGCACCAGCTTCGCCGCTTGGGTGAAGACCATCGCGCGCTACAAGTCGCTGGAAGCACTCCGCGCGCGGCGCTTCGAGAGCCTGTCGGAGGAAGTGCTCCAGGCGCTCGGCGCGGAGCCCCGGGAATTCCGCGCGGATGCGGATGAGCGGCTGGCCCTGCTGCGCTCCTGCCTGAGCCAGCTCGCCCCGCAGGCGCGCCGGTCCATCGACTACCGCTACCAGAACGACCACCTGCCGCCACAGATCGCGGACCTGATGGGCTGCACCGTGCAGTCCGTGAATGTGACACTCTCCCGCGCGCGGGCTTTCCTCCGCGAGTGCGTGATGCGCAAGATGTCAGCGAATCCTTCCTGA
- a CDS encoding beta strand repeat-containing protein has protein sequence MKPFPVLASSLALVAGFPVSLSASSLMFDFGNPAPNTGVPETNVAASPGPVATGSYRTLSPGHAIGAVPLSDTTWNTITTSSPRSDLSYSDGTAATGVTLTLGQEASAGDNIISYSTAISTLTLIGNGGGTAGRQSMLAPGSIYGDSRLASSAVGRDGFFGGTGAAIGFRVDGLAAGDYIVYLMGRNTNSNTASLSGMTFHATAEPLSGTFTDFVFSSSAFQSNTTYTTAAYAGQYGTFTAGESYVAIPVTVTAGQSIYVAVDGTQTELRGFLNMAQITPAAATPVEFSWWNGDGDWDTTSLNWNGNSQAYAEPARVIFPNLDEPVDGINTVNLTAAFAPHSVSITNNGDFDTAAYHFTGTGEITGATGIVKSGSGIARFSNASNSYAGLLSVSGGAVVKDVADNTTGGISVSNGATFMLSGGVTDGSGQILTLAGPGQTAQNYFYTGALNQRGALQSNAGANTWAGDIVLTGTAGASGTTRIGVQNGSSLTLTGAISEAIAGMSPYFRAGDSPSDSITIAGSGSWTGATRIYSNGGVVKIGGDNKLPTTVDLIVGNTASLTGSPTFDLAGFNQTAAGLGGVGGTHPPVVQNSGSTLSTLTLNPTAASTFPGIIRDAVQLVIGGTATQTLTGDNTHTADTVINAGAHLIVGDGGELLFHPTTNGITNSVGGAGTLNYDGILRIDVSGASVATGNSWTLVKVGSLASATFGTTFSVAGSSAPFTETPVDSGIWKLSAGGSEWTFTESTGALTVVGGGVQPPFDAWISARFPGVTDPAIIGKGADPDGDGRDNLTEFALNGDPDDGSDNGHHVVALEDTNANGQKELTLTLAVRKAGGSPVFSGSPLSAISDGVKYTIEGSLDLVFPGSATSEAAPASGPAGLPSDYEYRRFRLDASEGLSGKGFLRVKIEQAP, from the coding sequence ATGAAACCGTTCCCCGTCCTCGCGTCGTCGCTTGCCCTCGTGGCAGGCTTTCCTGTCTCGCTCTCGGCCAGCAGCCTCATGTTCGACTTCGGCAATCCGGCACCCAATACGGGCGTCCCCGAAACGAACGTCGCGGCAAGCCCCGGACCTGTCGCCACCGGCAGCTACCGGACCCTCAGTCCCGGGCATGCCATCGGTGCCGTTCCACTTTCCGATACGACCTGGAACACCATCACGACTTCCAGCCCGCGCTCCGATCTCAGCTATTCCGACGGGACCGCCGCGACGGGCGTGACCCTGACGTTGGGGCAGGAGGCATCCGCGGGGGACAACATCATCAGCTACTCCACCGCAATCTCGACGCTCACCCTGATCGGGAACGGCGGCGGCACCGCGGGCCGGCAGAGCATGCTCGCACCCGGATCCATCTACGGGGATAGCCGTCTCGCTTCCTCGGCCGTGGGGCGCGATGGATTCTTCGGCGGGACGGGTGCCGCCATCGGCTTCCGCGTCGATGGCCTGGCTGCGGGCGACTACATCGTGTACCTGATGGGCCGGAACACGAACTCGAATACCGCGAGCCTTTCCGGCATGACCTTCCACGCGACCGCCGAGCCGCTTTCGGGCACCTTCACCGATTTCGTTTTCTCGTCCTCCGCATTCCAGTCAAATACGACCTACACCACCGCAGCCTATGCGGGGCAGTACGGGACCTTCACCGCGGGTGAAAGCTATGTGGCCATCCCCGTGACGGTCACTGCCGGGCAGTCGATCTATGTGGCCGTGGATGGCACGCAGACGGAGCTGCGCGGATTCCTCAACATGGCGCAGATCACTCCGGCTGCCGCCACGCCGGTGGAATTCAGTTGGTGGAACGGTGACGGCGACTGGGACACGACATCCCTCAACTGGAACGGCAATTCGCAGGCCTACGCCGAACCCGCGCGCGTGATCTTCCCGAATCTCGATGAGCCGGTCGATGGCATCAATACGGTGAACCTCACCGCTGCATTCGCCCCGCATTCGGTGAGCATCACGAACAACGGCGACTTCGACACGGCCGCGTATCACTTCACCGGCACCGGCGAGATCACCGGTGCCACGGGTATCGTGAAGAGCGGCTCGGGCATCGCGCGGTTTTCCAATGCCAGCAACTCGTATGCCGGGCTGCTCTCGGTAAGCGGTGGAGCGGTGGTGAAGGATGTGGCGGATAACACCACGGGAGGCATCAGCGTCTCGAATGGTGCCACCTTCATGCTCTCCGGAGGCGTCACGGATGGCAGCGGCCAGATCCTCACCCTCGCAGGACCGGGTCAGACCGCGCAGAATTATTTCTACACCGGCGCGCTCAACCAACGCGGCGCACTGCAGTCGAATGCGGGGGCGAATACCTGGGCGGGCGACATTGTGCTGACCGGCACCGCGGGAGCCAGCGGCACCACGCGCATCGGCGTGCAGAATGGTTCATCGCTCACGCTGACGGGTGCGATCTCCGAAGCGATCGCCGGGATGAGCCCTTACTTCCGCGCGGGTGACAGTCCCTCCGACTCCATCACCATCGCAGGCAGCGGCTCATGGACCGGTGCCACCCGCATCTACTCGAACGGAGGCGTGGTGAAGATCGGCGGCGACAACAAGCTGCCAACCACCGTGGACCTCATCGTGGGAAACACGGCGAGCCTGACCGGTTCGCCTACTTTTGACCTCGCGGGATTCAATCAGACCGCCGCGGGACTCGGTGGTGTGGGCGGCACGCATCCGCCCGTCGTCCAGAATTCCGGAAGCACCCTGTCCACCCTCACGCTCAATCCTACGGCGGCGAGCACCTTCCCGGGGATCATCCGGGATGCCGTGCAGCTCGTCATCGGCGGCACTGCCACGCAGACGCTCACGGGTGACAATACCCACACGGCCGACACGGTCATCAATGCCGGTGCCCACCTGATCGTCGGCGATGGTGGCGAGCTGCTCTTCCACCCGACCACGAACGGGATCACGAACTCGGTCGGCGGTGCGGGCACCCTCAACTACGATGGCATCCTCCGCATCGACGTGTCCGGCGCTTCCGTTGCCACGGGGAATTCGTGGACGCTGGTGAAGGTGGGCAGCCTAGCGAGCGCGACCTTTGGCACCACCTTCTCGGTGGCAGGTTCCTCCGCACCCTTCACCGAGACCCCGGTGGACTCCGGGATCTGGAAGCTCTCGGCGGGTGGCTCCGAGTGGACCTTCACCGAGTCCACGGGAGCACTGACGGTCGTCGGCGGGGGCGTGCAGCCTCCTTTCGATGCGTGGATCAGCGCCCGTTTTCCCGGCGTGACCGATCCTGCCATCATCGGAAAGGGTGCGGACCCGGATGGCGACGGTCGTGACAATCTCACGGAGTTCGCCCTGAACGGCGATCCCGACGATGGCTCCGACAATGGTCATCACGTCGTGGCGCTGGAGGACACCAATGCCAACGGGCAGAAGGAACTGACGCTCACGCTCGCGGTGCGCAAGGCGGGCGGCTCGCCGGTCTTCTCGGGCTCCCCGCTGTCTGCCATTTCGGATGGCGTGAAATACACGATTGAAGGATCGCTCGATCTGGTCTTCCCCGGCAGCGCCACGAGCGAGGCCGCGCCTGCCTCGGGTCCCGCCGGACTGCCATCGGACTACGAGTACCGCCGCTTCCGTCTCGATGCCTCCGAAGGCCTCTCGGGCAAGGGCTTCCTCCGCGTGAAAATCGAGCAAGCCCCGTGA
- a CDS encoding thrombospondin type 3 repeat-containing protein, translated as MKRPCFHLAAIGLILPCHAAPLAHESFDYGAGSALTSRDGGGGWAGAWYQDGQSGVAGADGLGFTDALGNVLDATGRCADTTGTATTRSLRVLGSGVTNDVWISFLWRLPASNRKFEGVSFYRASQQVFTVSNPSTTTTSQISLTSNLTANNSVNTQKGDFGTTHFVVLKLTKGGGAGGADRVDLFLDPVLAGTPSSPDAVISGSNFDIDRVRIAGEDGATLLVDELRVGETFADVAPHDPAGGPDSDGDGLTDAQEAVLGLNPNVDDSALIAAIRANPGWFGLHDRAGILAQGNGGVVLGKEGEGPVNLIFEVQHGENLVSWRVLETFNRQVMIPPGKQFLRITPASP; from the coding sequence ATGAAGCGCCCGTGCTTTCACCTGGCTGCCATCGGCCTGATCCTGCCCTGCCATGCGGCGCCGTTGGCGCACGAGTCATTCGACTACGGTGCCGGCTCGGCGCTGACCTCCCGCGATGGCGGCGGTGGGTGGGCCGGTGCTTGGTATCAGGACGGGCAATCCGGCGTCGCCGGTGCCGACGGCCTGGGCTTCACCGATGCGCTGGGCAATGTGCTGGATGCGACGGGGCGATGCGCCGACACCACGGGCACGGCGACCACCCGCAGCCTGCGCGTGCTGGGAAGCGGCGTGACGAATGACGTGTGGATCTCCTTCCTGTGGCGGCTCCCCGCTTCTAACAGGAAGTTCGAGGGCGTGTCCTTTTATCGTGCGTCGCAGCAGGTCTTCACCGTCAGCAATCCCAGCACGACCACCACGTCGCAGATCTCGCTCACCAGCAATCTCACGGCGAACAACAGCGTGAACACGCAGAAGGGCGACTTCGGCACGACGCACTTCGTGGTGCTGAAGCTGACCAAGGGCGGCGGTGCGGGCGGCGCGGACCGGGTGGACCTCTTCCTCGATCCGGTACTGGCCGGCACCCCGTCCTCGCCGGATGCCGTGATCAGCGGCAGCAATTTCGACATCGACCGGGTGAGGATCGCCGGGGAGGACGGCGCGACGCTCCTGGTGGACGAGCTCCGCGTCGGCGAGACCTTCGCCGATGTGGCCCCGCACGATCCGGCGGGCGGTCCCGACAGCGACGGCGACGGCCTCACCGATGCGCAGGAAGCCGTGCTGGGCCTGAATCCGAATGTGGACGACTCCGCGCTCATTGCCGCCATCCGGGCGAATCCCGGATGGTTCGGCCTCCACGACCGCGCCGGCATCCTGGCGCAGGGGAATGGCGGGGTGGTGCTCGGGAAAGAGGGCGAGGGGCCGGTGAACCTGATCTTCGAGGTCCAGCACGGCGAGAACCTCGTCTCGTGGCGAGTGCTCGAAACTTTCAACCGCCAGGTCATGATCCCCCCGGGAAAGCAGTTCCTCCGCATCACTCCTGCAAGCCCGTGA
- a CDS encoding FAD-dependent oxidoreductase: MNRILILAVSLCFPLPAVAADPVSRDVVVYGGTSGGVIAAVQVAKSGRSVVLISPTQHLGGLTTSGLGWTDLGESSILGGLSREFYHRVYQHYQQGSAWNWQTRASFGNAGQGGPAFNATTEVASVFEPKVAEAVFSAMISEAQVQVITGRLDLDDGVVMDGGKIERLKLEDGREFAGKIFIDASYEGDLLPGAGVSFTIGREANATHGETYSGIQSARATKNQLRDGIDPYVVPGNPASGLLPGVNPDAGGVDGSADTRLQAYCFRMVLTDVAANRVAVAQPPGYNEADYELVFRSIAAGQTTGFFKLDLMPNRKTDSNNTGGISTDYIGKNYGPGWNWATLDHDERLALAKQHENWQRGLIWTLQNHERVPASIRNAYAKWGLPADEFTDNGNWPWQLYVREARRMVSDHVMNESHCNGSVVVPDSVGLAAYAMDSHHVQRQVKNGMVKNEGDVQMPVANAYPVSYRSIVPKAGECPNLLVPWSLSASHMAFGSIRMEPVFMILAQSAALAADMALDDGLTVQQVPYSRLRPVLLAAGQALGAPAVGFPTAVVDNTDAGQVTATGAWIAASSSSGFLGSDYLHNDNAGQGAKQVAYAAPAGTAGMQRVFLRWTSHSNRASNVPVEIVTAGGSTTVTVDQRSNGGKWNLLGYFSGVQQVIVKTTGVNGYVIADAVGFSTVAEDDDSDFDGMSDLRELELGLDPMSPDTAFIDAVKRHPEFFDLHSAGEIHDLRIAGSTYTPGLYGFRIEGGPAWELLEDFQLAVPQDGPRRFYRVALQGTPSGLISALESGQPRKVVVYGTSLTAGGAWVSQMNSWLSTKYPGLLTVVNSGLSGKNSAEGVAQLQSKVLAHQPDVVFIEFAMNDAFRYSDGTPQLSVEQARANLVSMIDSILAQNPQAEVILQTMNTVWDSPSGSNQSATLRPDLAAYYEMYRSVAAERGLMLVDHEPNWEALQQGDLAAFRAWVPDGVHPVAQGLGKVALPLLKWKLTGGKP, translated from the coding sequence TTGAACCGCATCCTCATCCTTGCCGTATCCCTCTGTTTCCCGCTGCCCGCCGTGGCGGCCGATCCCGTGTCCCGTGACGTCGTCGTGTATGGCGGCACATCCGGCGGCGTGATCGCCGCCGTGCAGGTGGCGAAGTCGGGCCGCTCCGTGGTCCTCATCTCGCCGACGCAGCACCTCGGCGGTCTCACGACCAGCGGGCTCGGCTGGACGGATCTTGGCGAGAGCTCCATCCTCGGCGGGCTCAGCCGCGAATTCTACCACCGCGTGTACCAGCACTACCAGCAGGGCAGCGCGTGGAATTGGCAGACGCGCGCGAGCTTTGGCAATGCGGGGCAGGGCGGACCGGCCTTCAATGCGACCACCGAGGTCGCCTCGGTCTTCGAGCCGAAGGTGGCGGAGGCGGTCTTCAGCGCGATGATCTCGGAGGCCCAGGTGCAGGTCATCACCGGTCGTCTCGACCTGGACGATGGCGTGGTTATGGACGGCGGGAAGATCGAGCGGCTGAAGCTGGAGGACGGCCGCGAGTTCGCGGGGAAGATCTTCATCGACGCGAGCTACGAGGGCGACCTGCTGCCCGGCGCGGGCGTGAGCTTCACCATCGGCCGCGAGGCAAATGCGACCCATGGCGAGACCTACAGCGGCATCCAATCGGCACGCGCGACGAAGAACCAGCTCCGCGACGGCATCGACCCGTATGTGGTCCCGGGGAATCCGGCGAGCGGCCTGCTGCCCGGCGTGAATCCGGATGCGGGCGGCGTGGATGGCAGCGCCGACACGCGCCTGCAGGCGTATTGCTTCCGCATGGTGCTGACGGACGTGGCGGCGAACCGGGTGGCGGTCGCGCAGCCGCCGGGCTACAACGAGGCGGACTACGAGCTGGTCTTCCGCTCGATCGCCGCGGGTCAGACGACGGGCTTCTTCAAGCTCGACCTGATGCCGAACCGCAAGACGGACTCGAACAACACGGGTGGTATCTCCACCGACTACATCGGCAAGAACTACGGCCCCGGCTGGAACTGGGCCACGCTGGATCACGACGAGCGCCTCGCGTTGGCAAAGCAGCACGAGAACTGGCAGCGCGGCCTGATCTGGACGCTGCAGAACCACGAGCGGGTGCCCGCGTCTATCCGCAATGCATACGCGAAGTGGGGCCTGCCTGCCGATGAATTCACCGACAATGGCAACTGGCCGTGGCAGCTCTACGTCCGCGAGGCACGGCGCATGGTCTCCGACCACGTGATGAACGAGAGCCACTGCAACGGCAGCGTCGTGGTTCCGGACTCGGTGGGCCTCGCCGCCTACGCGATGGACTCCCACCACGTGCAGCGCCAGGTGAAGAATGGCATGGTGAAGAACGAGGGCGACGTGCAGATGCCGGTGGCGAATGCTTACCCGGTCTCCTACCGGTCCATCGTGCCGAAGGCCGGGGAATGCCCGAACCTGCTGGTGCCGTGGAGCCTTTCCGCGAGCCACATGGCCTTCGGGTCCATCCGCATGGAGCCGGTCTTCATGATCCTCGCGCAGTCCGCGGCGCTCGCGGCGGACATGGCGCTGGATGACGGGCTGACCGTGCAGCAGGTGCCCTACTCGCGCCTGCGTCCGGTGCTGCTCGCTGCGGGACAGGCGCTCGGTGCGCCGGCCGTGGGCTTCCCGACGGCGGTCGTGGACAATACGGATGCCGGGCAGGTGACGGCCACCGGGGCATGGATCGCGGCCAGCTCCTCCTCCGGCTTCCTCGGCAGCGACTACCTGCACAATGACAATGCGGGCCAGGGTGCGAAGCAGGTGGCCTATGCGGCACCGGCGGGCACGGCGGGGATGCAGCGCGTCTTCCTGCGGTGGACCTCGCACTCGAACCGCGCGTCGAACGTGCCGGTGGAGATCGTGACCGCGGGTGGAAGTACGACGGTCACCGTAGATCAGCGGTCCAATGGCGGGAAATGGAACCTGCTCGGCTACTTCAGCGGCGTGCAGCAGGTGATCGTGAAGACGACCGGGGTGAACGGCTATGTCATCGCCGATGCGGTGGGATTTTCCACCGTGGCGGAGGACGACGACAGCGACTTCGACGGGATGAGCGACCTGCGCGAGCTGGAGCTGGGGCTCGATCCCATGTCGCCGGACACGGCATTCATCGATGCGGTGAAGCGGCATCCGGAGTTCTTCGACCTGCATTCCGCCGGGGAGATCCACGACCTGCGCATCGCGGGCTCCACCTATACGCCGGGACTGTATGGCTTTCGCATCGAGGGTGGTCCCGCGTGGGAGCTGCTGGAGGATTTCCAGCTCGCGGTGCCGCAGGACGGGCCGCGGCGCTTCTATCGCGTGGCACTGCAGGGGACGCCCTCGGGGCTGATCTCCGCGCTGGAGTCCGGCCAGCCGCGGAAGGTGGTGGTCTATGGCACCAGCCTCACCGCGGGCGGTGCCTGGGTCTCCCAGATGAATTCATGGCTCTCCACGAAGTATCCCGGCCTGCTCACGGTGGTGAACAGCGGTCTCAGCGGGAAAAACTCCGCGGAGGGGGTCGCCCAGCTCCAGTCAAAGGTGCTGGCCCACCAGCCTGACGTGGTCTTCATCGAGTTCGCGATGAACGATGCCTTCCGCTACAGCGATGGTACGCCGCAGCTCAGCGTGGAGCAGGCGCGGGCGAACCTGGTCTCGATGATCGACTCCATCCTCGCGCAGAATCCGCAGGCGGAGGTCATCCTCCAGACGATGAATACGGTCTGGGACTCGCCGTCCGGCAGCAACCAGTCCGCCACGCTGCGTCCGGATCTGGCCGCCTACTACGAGATGTATCGTAGCGTCGCCGCGGAGCGCGGGCTGATGCTCGTGGATCACGAGCCGAATTGGGAGGCGCTGCAGCAGGGCGACCTTGCCGCATTCCGAGCCTGGGTCCCGGACGGGGTTCATCCGGTTGCGCAAGGTCTCGGCAAGGTCGCCCTGCCGTTGCTGAAATGGAAGCTGACGGGCGGGAAGCCATAG
- a CDS encoding L,D-transpeptidase family protein encodes MMTSLLSRIAIAATGLTLISCGPTNIITKTPPTAQKAEHVLYQWYDDAGPGEVKVLIKLSEQQAFFTRGGRDIGWCFVATGKEGHGTPAGTYKITEKIVDKHSNRYGWIEDEWGNVTNGDATPRTKVPPGERYVPAPMPYWMRLTSYGIGMHAGVIPKPGETASHGCIRLPKDFAPVLHHAVKVGTPVTISY; translated from the coding sequence ATGATGACCTCGCTGCTGTCCCGCATCGCCATCGCCGCCACAGGCCTGACCCTGATCTCCTGCGGCCCCACGAATATCATCACGAAGACCCCGCCCACGGCCCAGAAGGCCGAGCACGTCCTCTACCAATGGTATGACGACGCCGGCCCGGGCGAGGTGAAGGTCCTCATCAAGCTCTCCGAGCAGCAGGCATTCTTCACCCGCGGCGGACGGGACATCGGCTGGTGCTTCGTCGCCACCGGCAAGGAAGGCCACGGCACCCCCGCGGGCACCTACAAGATCACCGAGAAGATCGTGGACAAGCACTCGAACCGCTACGGCTGGATCGAGGACGAGTGGGGAAATGTCACCAATGGCGACGCCACCCCGCGCACGAAGGTGCCGCCCGGCGAGCGCTACGTCCCAGCCCCCATGCCCTACTGGATGCGCCTCACCAGCTACGGCATCGGCATGCATGCCGGTGTCATCCCGAAGCCCGGTGAAACCGCATCCCACGGCTGCATCCGCCTGCCAAAGGACTTCGCCCCCGTGCTCCACCACGCGGTGAAGGTCGGCACGCCGGTCACGATCTCTTACTAA